A stretch of the Sulfuritortus calidifontis genome encodes the following:
- a CDS encoding HyaD/HybD family hydrogenase maturation endopeptidase has translation MPSTTQTRIVVLGVGNILLTDEGVGVRAIEALGRQYDLPPEVTLLDGGTSAMEMLDDLAHADLLIIADCVRAGLPPGSLIRLADDEVPALMKLKMSPHQIGLSDVLATLVLAGESPKRIVVHGVEPASLATDMRLTPTVEQSLPRLVEALAQELRMAGVALVPRLPAEAAV, from the coding sequence ATGCCGTCCACAACCCAAACCCGCATCGTCGTCCTCGGCGTCGGCAACATCCTGTTGACCGACGAAGGCGTCGGCGTGCGCGCCATCGAGGCGCTCGGCCGGCAATACGACCTGCCGCCCGAAGTGACCCTGCTCGACGGCGGCACCTCCGCCATGGAAATGCTCGACGACCTCGCCCACGCCGACCTGCTGATCATCGCCGACTGCGTCCGCGCCGGCCTGCCCCCCGGCAGCCTCATCCGCCTGGCCGACGACGAAGTGCCCGCCCTGATGAAACTCAAGATGTCGCCGCACCAGATCGGCCTGTCCGACGTGCTGGCCACGCTGGTGCTCGCCGGCGAATCGCCCAAGCGCATCGTCGTCCACGGCGTCGAACCCGCCAGTCTCGCCACCGACATGCGGCTCACCCCCACCGTCGAACAAAGCCTGCCCAGGCTGGTCGAGGCGCTGGCGCAGGAACTGCGCATGGCCGGCGTTGCCCTGGTGCCACGGCTGCCAGCCGAAGCGGCGGTTTGA
- a CDS encoding ArsR family transcriptional regulator, with protein MQEILQYLKANGEQLDADIAAGTGVSLKNVRQLLTELSAKGDVIMCRTTRYTNGKPVEGMLCRASGYIPPASPGRKPKPAQSSPIPESLNPPLRQSRQSSAKK; from the coding sequence ATGCAAGAGATCCTGCAATATTTGAAAGCCAACGGCGAGCAACTCGACGCCGACATCGCTGCCGGCACCGGGGTTTCACTGAAAAACGTGCGCCAGCTCCTGACCGAATTGTCGGCCAAGGGCGATGTGATCATGTGCCGCACCACGCGCTACACCAACGGCAAGCCGGTGGAAGGCATGCTCTGCCGGGCCTCGGGCTACATCCCGCCGGCCAGCCCCGGCCGCAAGCCCAAGCCGGCGCAGTCCAGCCCCATTCCCGAAAGCCTGAACCCGCCCTTGCGCCAGTCCCGGCAATCCTCCGCCAAGAAGTAA
- a CDS encoding trimeric intracellular cation channel family protein, whose translation MDDLLYWIGLAAVAVNALTGVLDAGRKRMDLVGVVMVGMATALGGGTVRDILLQRPVFWLSDQSYLLAALLTTVLIFFAVRNLKLPPRLFLIPDAVGLALFTIVGTRIALDWHAPWLAASLLGMITGVVGGVLRDVLCNEVPLIFVRGELYASAAWVGALALIGLQALNVSPVAATWAGMALVLAIRLAAMAYKITLPTYSARE comes from the coding sequence ATGGATGACTTGCTGTACTGGATCGGCCTGGCGGCCGTTGCGGTGAACGCCCTCACCGGCGTGCTCGACGCCGGCCGCAAGCGGATGGACCTGGTCGGCGTGGTCATGGTCGGCATGGCCACCGCCTTGGGCGGCGGCACCGTGCGCGACATCCTGCTCCAGCGCCCGGTGTTCTGGCTGAGCGACCAGAGCTATCTGCTCGCCGCCCTGCTCACCACGGTGCTGATCTTCTTCGCCGTGCGCAACCTCAAGCTGCCGCCCCGGTTGTTCCTCATCCCCGACGCAGTCGGCCTGGCCCTGTTCACCATCGTCGGCACCCGGATCGCCCTGGACTGGCACGCGCCCTGGCTGGCCGCCAGCCTGCTCGGCATGATCACCGGCGTGGTCGGCGGCGTGCTGCGTGACGTGCTGTGCAACGAAGTACCGCTGATCTTCGTGCGCGGCGAGCTCTACGCCTCGGCCGCCTGGGTCGGCGCCCTGGCGCTGATCGGCCTGCAGGCGCTAAACGTCTCCCCGGTGGCCGCCACCTGGGCCGGCATGGCGCTGGTGCTGGCCATCCGCCTGGCCGCCATGGCCTACAAGATCACCCTGCCGACCTATTCGGCGCGCGAGTGA
- a CDS encoding ABC1 kinase family protein, whose amino-acid sequence MDRPPARVPSHRASRLLHLGGLAAGLAGGMLAEGARRVARGELPEARALLLTPDNAARLAEKLSRLRGAAMKVGQLLSMEAGDLLPPEFTAVLARLREDAHFMPLGQLAEVLEAQWGTDWDARFERFAFTPMAAASIGQVHEALLKDGRRLAIKVQYPGVRRSIDSDVDNVASLLRVLPLLPGNARLDELLAEAKRQLHQEADYRQEAEHIRRFRALLADEAELMLPEVVAELSTGDVLAMSFIPGGPVEALADAEPALRDRIAGQLIRLLLREFLEFGVVQTDPNFANFRYDPASQRLGLLDFGATRVYPPERMAQVRRLMAAACAGDAKAIAAAAHEAGYLTETDPPERQQAVTELFLLVGEPARQPGPYDFGASDLTLRLRDSSYMVGFDQGLWRPPPADLIFLHRKLAGSFLLCARLKARVDVAALMRAQLEGDMA is encoded by the coding sequence ATGGACCGTCCGCCCGCCCGTGTGCCCAGTCATCGCGCCAGCCGTCTGCTGCATCTGGGCGGCCTGGCCGCCGGGCTGGCCGGCGGCATGCTGGCCGAGGGCGCCCGCCGCGTGGCGCGCGGCGAGCTGCCCGAGGCGCGCGCGCTGCTGCTCACCCCGGACAATGCGGCCCGTCTGGCGGAAAAGCTTTCGCGTCTGCGCGGGGCGGCGATGAAGGTGGGGCAACTGCTGTCGATGGAGGCGGGCGACCTCCTGCCGCCCGAGTTTACCGCGGTGCTGGCCCGGCTGCGCGAAGATGCCCATTTCATGCCCCTGGGCCAGCTGGCCGAGGTCCTGGAGGCGCAGTGGGGCACCGACTGGGATGCCCGCTTCGAGCGCTTTGCCTTCACCCCGATGGCGGCGGCCTCGATTGGCCAGGTGCACGAGGCGCTGCTCAAGGACGGCCGGCGTCTGGCGATCAAGGTGCAATATCCCGGCGTACGCCGCAGCATCGACAGCGATGTCGACAACGTGGCGTCATTGCTGCGCGTGCTGCCGCTGCTGCCGGGCAATGCCCGGCTGGACGAGCTCCTGGCCGAGGCCAAGCGCCAGTTGCACCAGGAGGCCGACTACCGGCAGGAGGCCGAGCACATCCGCCGCTTCCGCGCGCTGCTCGCGGACGAGGCCGAGCTCATGCTGCCCGAGGTGGTGGCGGAGCTCAGCACCGGCGACGTCCTGGCCATGAGCTTCATCCCGGGTGGGCCGGTCGAGGCCCTGGCCGATGCCGAGCCGGCCCTGCGCGACCGCATCGCCGGCCAGCTCATCCGCCTGCTGCTGCGCGAGTTCCTGGAATTCGGCGTGGTGCAGACCGACCCCAACTTCGCCAATTTCCGCTACGACCCGGCCTCGCAGCGCCTGGGCCTGCTCGATTTCGGCGCCACCCGGGTCTATCCGCCCGAGCGCATGGCCCAGGTGCGCCGGCTGATGGCGGCCGCCTGCGCCGGCGACGCCAAGGCCATTGCGGCGGCGGCGCACGAGGCGGGCTATTTGACCGAGACCGACCCGCCCGAGCGTCAGCAGGCGGTGACCGAACTCTTCCTCCTGGTGGGCGAGCCGGCGCGCCAGCCCGGCCCCTACGATTTCGGCGCGTCCGACCTGACCCTGCGCCTGCGCGATTCGAGCTACATGGTCGGCTTCGATCAGGGCCTGTGGCGGCCGCCGCCAGCCGACCTGATTTTCCTGCACCGCAAGCTGGCCGGCAGTTTTTTGCTGTGCGCCCGGCTCAAGGCGCGGGTGGACGTGGCCGCCCTGATGCGGGCGCAACTGGAAGGAGACATGGCATGA
- a CDS encoding nitroreductase family protein, whose protein sequence is MDTFDAIYQRRAVKHFDPTHRLTPDEEKRLLEAAIQSPTSFNIQHWRFVILRDPELRRQIRALAADQAQVTDASLLVLLTADVKAWQKQPERYWRNAPKDVAQMVVAWIGPFHEGRDWLQRDEAQRSIGMAAQTLMLAAKAMGYDSCPMIGYEIERVAELIRLPADHVMGPMIAIGKATQPVWPKPGQLALAEVVLENRFPA, encoded by the coding sequence ATGGATACCTTCGACGCTATCTACCAGCGCCGCGCCGTCAAGCATTTCGACCCGACGCACCGCCTGACACCGGACGAAGAGAAACGGCTGCTGGAGGCGGCCATCCAATCGCCCACCAGTTTCAACATCCAGCATTGGCGCTTTGTCATCCTGCGCGACCCCGAGCTGCGACGGCAGATCCGGGCGCTGGCCGCCGATCAGGCTCAGGTCACCGACGCCTCGCTGCTGGTGCTGCTGACGGCTGACGTGAAGGCCTGGCAAAAGCAGCCGGAGCGCTACTGGCGCAATGCGCCCAAGGACGTGGCGCAGATGGTGGTGGCCTGGATCGGCCCGTTTCACGAAGGGCGCGACTGGCTGCAGCGGGACGAGGCGCAGCGCTCGATCGGCATGGCGGCGCAGACGCTGATGCTGGCCGCCAAGGCGATGGGCTACGATTCCTGCCCCATGATCGGTTACGAGATCGAGCGGGTGGCCGAACTGATTCGCTTGCCGGCCGACCACGTCATGGGCCCGATGATCGCCATTGGCAAGGCGACCCAACCGGTCTGGCCCAAGCCGGGCCAATTGGCGCTGGCCGAAGTGGTGCTGGAAAACCGATTCCCGGCTTGA
- a CDS encoding arsenate reductase (azurin) large subunit, with protein sequence MAKAKDRIALPPVNAQKTNMTCHFCIVGCGYHVYKWPENTEGGKAPHQNALGLDFRRQLPPFATIATPTQQNVVTDKDGRRHHILIVPDKECVVNQGGGSVRGLRMASYMYADGTLTGERLANPRLYTGDQWLETDWNQALALYAGVTKKILDNKGPREIGFVTFDHGGAGGGFENTWGSGKLMFTALQTPMVRIHNRQAYNSECHATREMGIMELNNSYEDAEVADCIMSIGNNPYETQTNYFLYHWMPNLQGSTVDKKKKWFPGEEVGPGKIIFVDPRRTPSIAICETAVGKDSVLHLDIQPGTDVALFNGLFTYVIDQGWIDRDFIAKRTKGFDEAAKANRMSLDECSRITGVPVAKLKQAAEWAYKPKAGGKMKRTMHAYEKGIIWGNDNYAIQSSLLDLVIATHNVGGRRGTGCVRMGGHQEGYARPPHPTGEKIYVDQEIINGKVQMMTFWGVNTFQTTCNAEQFRDAVLRRSEIVKQAMRKARGASTQEMVEAIYDAVANKGGLFVATINLYPTMMAEAAHLLLPAAHPGEMNLTSMNGERRLRLSQKFMDPPGSAKPDCLIAADIANTLKAMYEKEGNAKMADRFKGFNWKTEEDAFNDGFRYGGIKDVGGEIHSQGGDTGHLATYALLAKAGNNGVQLPIKEVKGDKLIGTEMLYTDKFGTDDGLAHFKPSPWKGLFPSVQKQKDKYRFWVNSGRTNEAWQSMYHDQYNPDIKERWPMAPVEINPADAAELGIASGDIVELYNDYGSTYAMAYLTEDAKRNHVFMQFGHYNGIQGDVTTEAVDRNVVPDYKHTWANLRKITGGAYKATVSFKSRRYAF encoded by the coding sequence ATGGCTAAAGCAAAAGATCGCATCGCACTGCCGCCCGTCAATGCGCAGAAGACCAACATGACCTGCCACTTCTGCATCGTCGGCTGCGGTTATCACGTCTACAAGTGGCCGGAAAACACCGAAGGCGGCAAGGCTCCCCATCAGAATGCGCTGGGCCTGGACTTCCGTCGGCAGTTGCCGCCGTTCGCAACCATCGCCACGCCGACCCAGCAGAACGTCGTGACCGACAAGGATGGCCGGCGTCACCACATCCTCATCGTGCCCGACAAGGAATGCGTCGTGAACCAGGGGGGCGGCTCGGTGCGCGGCCTGCGCATGGCAAGCTACATGTATGCCGACGGGACGCTCACGGGCGAGCGCCTTGCCAATCCGCGCCTTTATACCGGCGACCAGTGGCTGGAGACCGACTGGAATCAGGCGCTGGCGCTCTACGCCGGCGTGACCAAGAAGATCCTCGACAACAAGGGCCCGCGCGAGATCGGTTTCGTCACCTTCGACCATGGCGGCGCCGGCGGCGGTTTCGAGAATACCTGGGGCTCGGGCAAGCTGATGTTCACCGCCCTGCAAACCCCTATGGTGCGCATCCACAACCGGCAGGCCTATAACTCCGAGTGCCACGCCACGCGCGAGATGGGCATCATGGAACTGAATAATTCCTACGAGGATGCCGAGGTCGCCGACTGCATCATGAGCATCGGCAACAACCCCTACGAAACCCAGACCAACTACTTCCTCTACCACTGGATGCCCAACCTGCAGGGCTCGACCGTGGACAAGAAGAAGAAATGGTTCCCGGGCGAGGAGGTCGGCCCCGGCAAGATCATTTTCGTCGATCCGCGTCGCACGCCTTCCATCGCCATCTGCGAGACCGCCGTCGGCAAGGACAGCGTGCTGCACCTCGACATCCAGCCGGGCACCGACGTGGCGCTGTTCAACGGCCTGTTCACCTATGTGATTGACCAGGGCTGGATCGACCGCGATTTCATCGCCAAGCGCACCAAGGGCTTCGACGAAGCCGCCAAGGCCAACCGGATGAGCCTCGACGAGTGCAGCCGCATTACCGGCGTGCCCGTGGCCAAGCTCAAGCAGGCGGCGGAATGGGCCTACAAACCCAAGGCCGGCGGCAAGATGAAGCGCACCATGCATGCCTACGAGAAGGGCATCATCTGGGGCAACGACAACTACGCCATCCAGTCCTCGCTGCTCGACCTCGTGATCGCCACCCACAACGTCGGCGGCCGGCGCGGCACCGGCTGCGTGCGCATGGGCGGCCACCAGGAAGGCTATGCGCGCCCGCCCCACCCCACCGGCGAGAAGATCTACGTCGACCAGGAGATCATCAACGGCAAGGTGCAGATGATGACCTTCTGGGGCGTGAACACCTTCCAGACCACCTGCAACGCCGAGCAATTCCGCGACGCCGTGCTGCGCCGCTCGGAAATCGTCAAGCAGGCGATGCGCAAGGCGCGCGGCGCCAGCACGCAGGAAATGGTCGAGGCGATCTATGATGCCGTCGCCAACAAGGGGGGCCTGTTCGTCGCGACCATCAACCTGTACCCGACGATGATGGCCGAGGCCGCGCACCTGCTGCTTCCGGCCGCGCATCCGGGCGAGATGAACCTCACCTCCATGAACGGCGAGCGGCGCCTGCGCCTGTCGCAGAAGTTCATGGACCCGCCCGGCTCGGCCAAACCCGACTGCCTGATCGCCGCGGATATCGCCAATACCCTGAAAGCGATGTACGAGAAGGAAGGCAACGCCAAAATGGCCGACCGCTTCAAGGGCTTCAACTGGAAGACCGAAGAGGACGCGTTCAACGATGGCTTCCGCTACGGCGGCATCAAGGACGTGGGTGGCGAGATCCACAGCCAGGGCGGGGATACCGGCCATCTGGCGACCTACGCGCTGCTCGCCAAGGCGGGCAACAACGGCGTTCAGTTGCCGATCAAGGAAGTCAAAGGCGACAAGCTCATCGGTACCGAGATGCTCTACACCGACAAGTTCGGCACCGACGACGGGCTCGCCCACTTCAAGCCGTCGCCGTGGAAGGGACTGTTCCCATCGGTACAGAAGCAGAAGGACAAGTATCGTTTCTGGGTCAACAGCGGCCGCACCAACGAAGCCTGGCAGAGCATGTATCACGACCAGTACAACCCGGACATAAAGGAACGCTGGCCGATGGCTCCGGTGGAAATCAACCCGGCCGACGCTGCCGAACTGGGGATCGCCAGCGGCGACATCGTCGAGTTGTACAACGACTACGGCTCGACCTACGCCATGGCGTACCTCACCGAGGATGCCAAACGCAATCACGTGTTCATGCAGTTCGGGCACTACAACGGCATCCAGGGCGACGTCACCACCGAGGCGGTGGATCGCAATGTGGTGCCGGACTACAAACACACCTGGGCAAACCTGCGCAAGATCACCGGCGGCGCCTACAAGGCGACGGTGAGCTTCAAGTCGCGGCGCTACGCGTTCTGA
- a CDS encoding arsenate reductase (azurin) small subunit, which translates to MTQQVSRRDFFKMSGGLAAGAGVAVTGLAPATAEAAPVNTGTTLPYPIKAVGKAGEMKVNEPVAFNYPDASSPCQAIKMGVAVPGGVGPNKDIVAYSILCTHQGCPTSYDSKDRCFKCPCHYSIFDAEKGGQMVCGQAPTNLPRIVLEYNAKNDTVTAVAVDGLIYGRQANVL; encoded by the coding sequence ATGACCCAACAGGTATCCCGCCGGGATTTCTTCAAGATGAGCGGCGGCCTTGCCGCAGGTGCCGGTGTAGCGGTGACCGGCCTGGCGCCCGCCACGGCCGAAGCTGCGCCGGTCAATACCGGCACCACCCTGCCTTATCCGATCAAGGCCGTCGGCAAGGCGGGCGAGATGAAGGTCAACGAACCGGTGGCGTTCAATTACCCGGATGCGTCGAGCCCCTGCCAGGCAATCAAAATGGGCGTGGCCGTACCCGGCGGCGTGGGACCGAACAAGGACATCGTCGCCTACAGCATCCTCTGCACGCACCAGGGCTGCCCCACCTCCTACGACAGCAAGGACCGCTGCTTCAAGTGCCCCTGCCACTACAGCATCTTCGATGCCGAAAAAGGCGGTCAGATGGTCTGCGGCCAGGCACCGACCAACCTGCCGCGCATCGTGCTGGAATACAACGCGAAGAATGACACCGTCACCGCCGTCGCCGTGGATGGCCTGATTTATGGCCGCCAGGCCAATGTGCTGTAA
- a CDS encoding slipin family protein gives MPGFGGLGALFLIIMLVVASLRILREYERGVIFMLGRFWKVKGPGLILVVPGIQQMVRVDLRTIVMDVPSQDVISRDNVSVKVNAVVYFRVVDPARAILQVEDYMSATSQLAQTTLRAVLGKHELDEMLAERERLNLDIQQVLDSQTDAWGIKVSNVEIKHVDIDESMVRAIAKQAEAERERRAKVIHAEGELQASEKLLQAAQMLAQQPQAMQLRYLQTLSNIASDKTNTIVFPLAGEFIESLMRGNDQKAKP, from the coding sequence ATGCCCGGATTCGGTGGCCTCGGCGCCCTCTTCCTCATCATCATGCTCGTGGTCGCCTCGCTCCGCATCCTGCGGGAATACGAGCGCGGCGTGATCTTCATGCTCGGCCGCTTCTGGAAGGTGAAGGGCCCGGGCCTCATCCTGGTGGTGCCAGGCATCCAGCAGATGGTGCGGGTGGACCTGCGCACCATCGTCATGGACGTGCCGAGCCAGGACGTGATCTCGCGCGACAACGTCTCGGTCAAGGTCAACGCCGTGGTCTATTTCCGGGTGGTCGATCCGGCCCGCGCCATCCTCCAGGTGGAGGACTACATGTCGGCCACCAGCCAGCTGGCCCAGACCACGCTGCGGGCCGTGCTGGGCAAGCACGAGCTGGACGAGATGCTGGCCGAGCGCGAGCGGCTCAACCTGGACATCCAGCAGGTACTCGACAGCCAGACCGATGCCTGGGGCATCAAGGTCTCCAACGTCGAGATCAAGCACGTCGACATCGACGAATCCATGGTGCGCGCCATCGCCAAGCAGGCCGAGGCGGAGCGCGAGCGGCGGGCCAAGGTGATCCACGCCGAAGGCGAACTGCAGGCCTCGGAAAAACTCCTGCAGGCCGCCCAGATGCTGGCCCAGCAGCCCCAGGCCATGCAGCTGCGCTATCTGCAGACGCTGTCCAACATCGCCAGCGACAAGACCAACACCATCGTCTTCCCCCTGGCTGGGGAGTTCATCGAGAGCCTGATGCGCGGCAACGACCAGAAGGCCAAGCCCTGA